One Burkholderia cepacia genomic window carries:
- a CDS encoding nuclear transport factor 2 family protein, with protein sequence MRHRFTRQVSGWALATAFAASAAHVAAADTGTARQEANRRAVLAFYEKGLNEKDADGALAYVGDRYVQHNPNAADGRDGFRKFVAFLRDKYPQSHSEIKRSFVDGDYVILHVHAVREPGTRGSAIMDIFRLESGKIVEHWDVNQPVPEQAANGNTMF encoded by the coding sequence ATGCGACACCGCTTCACGAGACAGGTTTCGGGATGGGCCTTGGCGACGGCGTTCGCCGCATCGGCCGCACATGTCGCGGCAGCCGACACGGGCACCGCTCGACAGGAAGCGAATCGCCGGGCAGTGCTTGCCTTTTACGAGAAAGGCCTGAACGAGAAGGACGCCGACGGCGCGCTCGCGTATGTCGGCGATCGTTACGTGCAGCACAACCCGAACGCGGCCGACGGCCGCGACGGCTTCCGCAAATTCGTCGCGTTCCTGCGCGACAAGTATCCGCAGTCGCACAGCGAGATCAAGCGTTCGTTCGTCGACGGCGACTACGTGATCCTGCACGTGCACGCGGTGCGCGAACCCGGCACGCGCGGCAGCGCGATCATGGACATCTTCCGGCTCGAGAGCGGCAAGATCGTCGAGCACTGGGACGTCAATCAACCCGTGCCCGAGCAGGCCGCGAACGGGAACACGATGTTCTGA
- the hutC gene encoding histidine utilization repressor — protein sequence MVTKATAPFQQIKTLVRQNVDSGDWRPGDRIPSELDLAAQFGVARMTVNRALRELTEEGVLKRIAGVGTFVAEVKPQSNLLMIAHIRDEIRARGHEYRCRVLSQSSEPASFDVAAAFGLPVNTPVFHVVCVHEENGRPIQLEDRYVNPAAAPGFIDQDFQVEPPSEYLFNNVSHYELEIEHVVDASLPTGEQARLLDMRTDEPCLTLTRRTWTNGLPVTFVHFLHPGNRYRLGSRFKPGAGHKQT from the coding sequence ATGGTCACGAAGGCCACCGCACCGTTCCAGCAGATCAAGACGCTCGTTCGCCAGAACGTCGACTCGGGCGACTGGCGCCCCGGCGACCGCATTCCGTCCGAGCTCGATCTCGCCGCGCAGTTCGGCGTCGCACGCATGACGGTCAACCGCGCGCTGCGCGAGCTGACCGAGGAAGGCGTGCTGAAGCGCATCGCGGGCGTCGGCACGTTCGTCGCCGAGGTGAAGCCGCAGTCGAACCTGCTGATGATCGCGCACATCCGCGACGAAATCCGCGCGCGCGGACACGAATACCGCTGCCGCGTGCTGAGCCAGTCGAGCGAGCCCGCGTCGTTCGACGTCGCGGCCGCGTTCGGCCTGCCGGTCAATACGCCGGTGTTTCACGTCGTGTGCGTGCACGAGGAAAACGGCCGCCCGATCCAGCTCGAGGATCGCTACGTGAACCCGGCCGCCGCGCCCGGTTTCATCGACCAGGATTTCCAGGTCGAGCCGCCGTCCGAGTACCTGTTCAACAACGTGTCGCACTACGAACTGGAAATCGAGCACGTGGTCGATGCGTCGCTGCCGACCGGCGAACAGGCGCGGCTGCTCGACATGCGCACCGACGAGCCGTGCCTCACGCTCACGCGCCGCACCTGGACGAACGGGCTGCCCGTCACGTTCGTGCACTTCCTGCATCCGGGCAACCGCTACCGGCTCGGCTCGCGCTTCAAGCCGGGCGCGGGACACAAGCAGACCTGA
- a CDS encoding glycine zipper 2TM domain-containing protein: MMRMPSTKTVLFASLVAVAALPLTACVAPGYGPYGAQGYPQQQYATPGYAQPAYSQPGYVQQQQPYPNQAPSPYDSQYGNQQYGNQYGNQYGNQYGTQYGTVANIRPVSSAVAPAGVAGTVVGALVGGLVGNQFGRGHGRDAATVIGALGGAVAGNQIGQQMGAAQGPSSYRIDVQVSDGTMRSFDVQSPGNLRPGDRVQINGNQLARY; encoded by the coding sequence ATGATGCGCATGCCTTCCACGAAGACCGTTCTGTTCGCCTCGCTCGTCGCCGTCGCGGCGCTTCCGCTGACCGCCTGCGTCGCGCCGGGCTATGGCCCGTACGGCGCGCAGGGCTATCCGCAGCAGCAATACGCGACGCCCGGCTACGCGCAGCCCGCGTATTCGCAGCCGGGCTACGTGCAGCAGCAACAGCCGTATCCGAACCAGGCGCCGTCTCCGTACGATTCGCAATACGGGAACCAGCAGTATGGAAACCAGTACGGGAACCAGTATGGCAACCAATACGGCACGCAGTACGGCACGGTCGCGAACATCCGCCCGGTCAGCAGCGCCGTGGCGCCGGCGGGCGTGGCCGGCACCGTCGTCGGGGCGCTGGTCGGCGGCCTGGTGGGCAACCAGTTCGGCCGCGGCCACGGCCGCGATGCGGCGACCGTGATCGGTGCGCTCGGCGGTGCGGTGGCCGGCAACCAGATCGGCCAGCAGATGGGCGCCGCGCAGGGCCCGAGCAGCTACCGGATCGACGTGCAGGTCAGCGACGGCACGATGCGCTCGTTCGACGTGCAGTCGCCGGGCAACCTGCGCCCGGGCGATCGCGTGCAGATCAACGGCAATCAGCTGGCGCGGTATTGA
- a CDS encoding aspartate aminotransferase family protein — MPSRHGVDLIRARALFDRERRAFTEAMPVSRALSAEASEHLLFGVPLHWMQDWSTPFSLYVKEAHGATFTDVDGHRYVDFCLGDTGAMFGHAPEPVARALVEQATRGYTTMLPSEDAAWVARELARRFGLPVWQFALSASDANRFVLRWARAATGRNTIVVFNGCYHGTVDDVFVDLVDGRPVQRDSLLGQSYDLLANTRVVEFNDLAALEAALKDGDVACVLAEPAMTNIGMVLPEPGFWEAARELTRRYGTLLVIDETHTISSGPGGYAVAHDLEADMLVVGKPIAGGVPCAVYGFSAEFAERAKQAKLNAPPGHSGIGTTLTANMLAMHAMRATLAEVATDAAYAHMFEGAARLATGLEQAIAKHGLPWCVTRIGARTEFQFAPVPPRNGTIAGAQLDSELEHIVHLYLLNRGVLITPFHNMMLVCPQTTAEDVDRLVAQFDACLGELV, encoded by the coding sequence TTGCCTTCCCGTCACGGAGTCGACCTCATCCGCGCCCGCGCGCTGTTCGATCGCGAGCGCCGTGCCTTCACCGAAGCCATGCCGGTCTCCCGCGCGCTCTCCGCGGAAGCGTCCGAGCATCTGCTGTTCGGTGTGCCGTTGCACTGGATGCAGGACTGGTCGACGCCGTTCTCGCTGTACGTGAAGGAAGCACACGGCGCGACGTTCACCGACGTCGACGGCCATCGGTACGTCGATTTCTGCCTCGGCGATACGGGTGCGATGTTCGGCCATGCGCCCGAACCCGTCGCACGCGCGCTCGTCGAGCAGGCGACGCGCGGCTACACGACGATGCTGCCGAGCGAGGACGCCGCGTGGGTCGCGCGCGAACTCGCACGCCGCTTCGGGCTGCCGGTCTGGCAGTTCGCGCTGAGCGCGAGCGACGCGAACCGCTTCGTGCTGCGCTGGGCGCGCGCGGCCACCGGCCGCAACACGATCGTCGTGTTCAACGGCTGCTATCACGGCACGGTCGACGACGTGTTCGTCGATCTCGTCGACGGCCGCCCGGTGCAGCGCGACAGCCTGCTCGGGCAGTCGTATGACTTGCTCGCGAACACGCGTGTCGTCGAATTCAACGACCTGGCCGCGCTCGAAGCCGCGCTGAAGGATGGCGACGTCGCATGCGTGCTGGCCGAGCCCGCGATGACGAACATCGGGATGGTGCTGCCCGAGCCGGGCTTCTGGGAGGCCGCGCGCGAACTGACGCGCCGCTACGGCACGCTGCTCGTGATCGACGAGACGCACACGATCAGCAGCGGCCCGGGCGGCTACGCGGTCGCGCACGATCTCGAAGCGGACATGCTGGTGGTCGGCAAGCCGATCGCGGGCGGCGTGCCGTGCGCGGTGTACGGGTTCAGCGCCGAATTCGCGGAACGCGCGAAGCAGGCCAAGTTGAACGCGCCGCCCGGCCATTCCGGCATCGGCACGACGCTCACCGCGAACATGCTCGCGATGCATGCGATGCGAGCGACGCTCGCCGAGGTCGCGACCGACGCCGCGTATGCGCACATGTTCGAAGGCGCCGCGCGGCTGGCGACGGGGCTCGAACAGGCGATTGCGAAACACGGGCTGCCGTGGTGCGTGACACGGATCGGCGCGCGCACCGAATTCCAGTTCGCACCCGTGCCGCCGCGCAACGGCACGATCGCCGGCGCGCAGCTCGACAGCGAACTCGAGCACATCGTGCACCTGTACCTGCTGAATCGCGGCGTGCTGATCACGCCATTCCACAACATGATGCTCGTGTGCCCGCAGACTACCGCCGAGGACGTCGATCGGCTCGTCGCGCAGTTCGATGCGTGCCTGGGGGAACTGGTGTGA
- a CDS encoding amidohydrolase family protein, with the protein MTSLLIRNVRPSADAALDILIEGDRIARIGPSLDAPAGCAIEDGAGALALPGLVEGHTHLDKTHWGMPWYRNQVGPRLVDRIENERHYRATSGHDAGVASLALARAFLAAGTTRIRTHVDIDTEAGLRHLHGVLATRETLRGQVDIQIVAFPQSGVLKRPGTDALLSDALAAGADLLGGLDPCAIEGDPVEAVDVLFAIAERHGRGLDLHLHEPSTMGEFSLDLILQRTAAHGMQGKVTISHGFCLGDIAERERDALLARMAELGVGLVTTAPAAVPVPPVAACRAAGVTVIGGNDGVRDTWTPYGSPDMLERAMLIGMRNDFRRDDALEVALDCVTHGAARGCGFDGYGLQPGSRADVVLVDALTFAEAVVARPVRRLVVSSGKIVARNGVLV; encoded by the coding sequence ATGACCAGCCTGCTGATCCGCAACGTCCGCCCGAGCGCCGACGCCGCGCTCGACATCCTGATCGAAGGCGATCGCATCGCGCGCATCGGCCCGTCGCTCGACGCGCCCGCCGGCTGCGCGATCGAGGACGGCGCGGGGGCGCTCGCGCTGCCCGGCCTCGTCGAAGGCCACACGCACCTCGACAAGACGCACTGGGGAATGCCGTGGTATCGCAACCAGGTCGGCCCGCGCCTCGTCGACCGGATCGAGAACGAACGCCACTATCGCGCGACGAGCGGCCATGACGCCGGCGTCGCGTCGCTCGCGCTGGCGCGCGCGTTCCTCGCGGCCGGCACGACGCGTATCCGCACCCACGTCGACATCGATACCGAAGCCGGGCTGCGGCATCTGCACGGTGTGCTCGCGACGCGCGAGACGTTGCGCGGGCAGGTCGACATCCAGATCGTCGCGTTTCCGCAATCGGGCGTGCTCAAGCGGCCGGGCACGGACGCGCTGCTGTCCGACGCGCTCGCCGCCGGCGCCGATCTGCTCGGCGGGCTCGACCCGTGCGCGATCGAAGGCGATCCGGTCGAGGCGGTCGACGTGCTGTTCGCGATCGCCGAACGCCACGGCCGCGGGCTCGACCTCCACCTGCACGAGCCGTCGACGATGGGTGAGTTCTCGCTCGACCTGATCCTGCAGCGCACGGCGGCGCACGGCATGCAGGGCAAGGTGACGATCAGCCACGGGTTCTGCCTGGGCGATATCGCCGAACGCGAGCGCGATGCGCTGCTTGCCCGGATGGCGGAACTCGGCGTCGGCCTCGTCACGACCGCGCCGGCGGCGGTGCCCGTGCCGCCGGTGGCCGCGTGCCGTGCGGCGGGCGTGACGGTCATCGGCGGCAACGACGGCGTGCGCGATACGTGGACGCCGTACGGGTCGCCCGACATGCTCGAACGCGCGATGCTGATCGGCATGCGCAACGATTTCCGCCGCGACGATGCGCTCGAGGTCGCGCTCGACTGCGTGACGCACGGTGCGGCGCGCGGGTGCGGCTTCGACGGTTACGGGCTGCAGCCGGGCAGCCGCGCGGATGTCGTGCTGGTCGACGCGCTGACGTTCGCCGAGGCCGTCGTCGCACGGCCGGTACGGCGGCTCGTCGTGTCGTCGGGGAAGATCGTCGCGCGTAACGGCGTGCTGGTTTGA
- a CDS encoding aldolase — protein MAETLQLSKAALVALAQRRLESEVGDSGWSARQKLALTCRILFDAGHDSGLAGQITCRAGDAGTYYTQRLGLGFDEISAANLLRVNEDLDVVDGEGIPNPANRFHTWIYRERQDVNCIIHTHPAHVAALSMLEQPLVVSHMDTCPLYDDCAFLKDWPGVPVGNEEGEIISKALGSKRAILLSHHGQLVVGRTIEEACILALLIERAAKLQLLAMAAGEIRPVPPALAREAHDWISKPKRDAVTFEYYARRALRTHPDCVA, from the coding sequence ATGGCGGAAACATTGCAGTTGTCGAAGGCGGCGCTCGTTGCGCTCGCGCAGCGGCGTCTCGAGAGCGAGGTGGGCGACAGCGGCTGGTCCGCGCGGCAGAAGCTCGCGCTCACGTGCCGGATCCTGTTCGATGCCGGCCACGATTCCGGCCTGGCCGGGCAGATCACCTGCCGCGCGGGCGACGCCGGCACGTACTACACGCAGCGGCTCGGGCTCGGTTTCGACGAGATTTCGGCCGCGAACCTGCTGCGCGTGAACGAGGATCTCGACGTCGTCGACGGCGAAGGCATCCCGAATCCGGCCAACCGGTTCCATACGTGGATCTATCGCGAGCGCCAGGACGTGAACTGCATCATCCATACGCATCCTGCGCATGTCGCGGCGCTGTCGATGCTCGAGCAGCCGCTCGTCGTGTCGCACATGGATACCTGTCCGCTGTACGACGATTGCGCGTTCCTGAAGGACTGGCCCGGCGTGCCGGTCGGCAACGAGGAGGGCGAGATCATCTCGAAGGCGCTCGGCAGCAAGCGCGCGATCCTGCTGTCGCATCACGGCCAGCTCGTGGTCGGCAGGACGATCGAGGAAGCGTGCATCCTCGCGCTGCTGATCGAGCGGGCCGCGAAGCTGCAACTGCTCGCGATGGCGGCCGGCGAGATCAGGCCGGTGCCGCCGGCGCTGGCGCGCGAGGCGCACGACTGGATCTCGAAGCCGAAGCGCGACGCGGTGACGTTCGAGTATTACGCCCGCCGCGCGCTTCGCACGCATCCCGATTGCGTCGCCTGA
- a CDS encoding LysR family transcriptional regulator, giving the protein MNRPLFDIDLLRALVMVADCGSFTTASARLHSTQSTVSQKVRRLEEIAGHRLLDRGTRDVRPTDAGVTVLSYARRMLALNDEMLEALSGATVALTIRLGVPDDFAAGRTTHALAAFKREHPQVKLEVMCGLSRDISAAYDRGELDLVLIKQRRDSREAVVRWPEKLRWIDSAAHPSIDLDPVPIVVFPPRGLYRDDMIKAIEERGRRWRISFTTSSLSGIQAAVADGLGISVLPARVVTDEHVVLTAKQGFAPIEHMDIAILHRPTADPMVSELTKALAAMLERERR; this is encoded by the coding sequence ATGAATAGACCCCTGTTCGACATCGACCTGCTGCGCGCGCTCGTGATGGTCGCCGATTGCGGCAGCTTCACGACGGCGTCCGCGCGCCTGCATTCGACGCAGTCGACGGTCAGCCAGAAGGTGCGCCGGCTCGAGGAAATCGCCGGGCATCGCCTGCTCGACCGCGGCACGCGCGACGTGCGGCCGACCGACGCGGGCGTGACGGTGCTCAGCTATGCGCGGCGCATGCTCGCGTTGAACGACGAGATGCTGGAAGCGCTGTCGGGCGCGACGGTCGCGCTGACGATCCGGCTCGGCGTGCCCGACGATTTCGCGGCGGGACGCACGACGCATGCGCTCGCGGCGTTCAAGCGCGAGCATCCGCAAGTGAAGCTCGAGGTGATGTGCGGGCTGAGCCGCGACATCAGCGCCGCATACGATCGCGGCGAACTCGACCTCGTACTGATCAAGCAGCGCCGCGATAGCCGCGAGGCCGTCGTGCGCTGGCCCGAGAAGCTGCGCTGGATCGACAGCGCCGCGCATCCGTCGATCGATCTCGACCCGGTGCCGATCGTCGTGTTTCCGCCGCGCGGGCTCTATCGCGACGACATGATCAAGGCGATCGAGGAGCGCGGCCGCCGCTGGCGGATCAGCTTCACGACGTCGAGCCTGAGCGGCATCCAGGCCGCCGTCGCCGACGGGCTCGGCATCAGCGTGCTGCCCGCGCGCGTGGTGACGGACGAGCACGTCGTGCTGACCGCGAAGCAGGGTTTCGCGCCGATCGAACACATGGACATCGCGATCCTGCATCGGCCGACGGCCGACCCGATGGTCAGCGAACTGACGAAGGCGCTCGCGGCCATGCTGGAGCGCGAGCGGCGGTGA
- a CDS encoding PIN domain-containing protein — translation MIGLDTNVLVRYFAQDDPAQAKRATTLIESLTVERPGYITQIALVEVVWVLARAYDADRGEIAQVIETLLRIDEFVVEAADTVWKALRLYASSSADFADCLIERACHEAQCEYVATFDAKAVKTAGMRLVK, via the coding sequence ATGATCGGCCTCGATACGAATGTGCTGGTGCGCTACTTCGCGCAGGACGATCCGGCGCAAGCAAAGAGAGCCACGACGTTGATTGAATCGCTCACTGTCGAACGCCCCGGATATATCACGCAGATTGCATTGGTCGAGGTCGTGTGGGTACTTGCGCGAGCATACGATGCAGATCGCGGCGAGATTGCGCAAGTGATAGAGACGCTGCTGCGCATCGACGAATTCGTGGTCGAAGCGGCTGATACCGTGTGGAAAGCATTGCGCCTGTATGCAAGTTCGTCGGCCGATTTTGCAGATTGCCTGATCGAGCGTGCCTGTCACGAAGCGCAATGTGAATACGTCGCGACGTTCGACGCGAAAGCGGTCAAGACGGCCGGAATGCGACTGGTCAAATAA
- a CDS encoding GNAT family N-acetyltransferase, with translation MITTRLLDAADAALFQSLRLRAIETSPTSFLPTRDEQAALSLDEVVSRMRPTPELAVFGAFDGDTLVGITGVRRDARTKIAHKATVWGLFVDPAYRGRRIAQSLLESATAHAAQAWQCRQLLLCVNEINGTAERLYASQGFVRFGTEPRSLFVDGRFYDEHHMIKTLS, from the coding sequence ATGATCACGACTCGCCTGCTCGACGCGGCCGACGCGGCGCTGTTCCAATCCCTGCGCCTCCGGGCGATCGAGACTTCACCGACCTCGTTCCTGCCGACCCGCGACGAACAGGCCGCGCTCTCCCTTGACGAAGTGGTGTCGCGCATGCGCCCGACGCCGGAGCTCGCGGTATTCGGCGCATTCGACGGCGACACGCTCGTCGGCATCACCGGCGTGCGCCGCGATGCGCGCACGAAGATCGCACACAAGGCGACGGTCTGGGGCCTGTTCGTCGATCCCGCGTATCGCGGACGCAGGATCGCTCAGTCGCTGCTCGAAAGCGCGACCGCGCACGCGGCGCAGGCGTGGCAATGCCGCCAACTGCTGCTGTGCGTGAACGAGATCAACGGCACTGCGGAGCGGCTGTATGCGTCGCAAGGGTTCGTGCGGTTCGGTACGGAACCGCGCTCCCTGTTCGTCGACGGGCGGTTCTACGACGAGCACCACATGATCAAGACGCTGTCATGA
- a CDS encoding helix-turn-helix domain-containing protein: MTIRLKLLRKQKGWTLDVLADETGLTKSYLSKVERGLSVPSIAVALKLSKALNVDVEQLFSESGNRELITVTRAGERAAPGGRSAGHAQAFESIAAGVAPKKMLPFVVHPPHEFVASTFREHEGEEFLFVHKGRVEIEFPNETVQLKTGDSVYFNALIPHRTRSLGAAQAEILVIVSHDD; encoded by the coding sequence ATGACGATTCGCCTGAAGCTGCTGAGAAAACAGAAGGGCTGGACGCTCGACGTGCTGGCCGACGAGACGGGCCTCACCAAGAGCTACCTGTCGAAGGTCGAGCGCGGCCTGAGCGTGCCGTCGATCGCGGTCGCGCTGAAGCTGTCGAAGGCATTGAATGTGGACGTCGAGCAGTTGTTCTCGGAAAGCGGCAACCGCGAGCTGATCACGGTCACGCGCGCGGGCGAGCGCGCCGCGCCGGGCGGCAGGTCCGCCGGGCATGCGCAGGCGTTCGAGAGCATCGCGGCCGGCGTCGCGCCGAAGAAGATGCTGCCGTTCGTCGTGCATCCGCCGCACGAATTCGTCGCATCGACGTTCCGCGAGCACGAAGGCGAGGAATTCCTGTTCGTGCACAAGGGGCGCGTCGAGATCGAATTTCCGAACGAGACGGTGCAACTCAAGACCGGCGACTCAGTCTATTTCAACGCACTCATCCCGCACCGCACGCGCAGCCTCGGCGCCGCGCAGGCGGAGATCCTGGTCATCGTCAGCCACGACGACTAG
- a CDS encoding phytanoyl-CoA dioxygenase family protein, protein MITNIKDRVAKAVTPELIAAFREEGAVCIKGIFSPDEIATLKSGIDDNLVHPSPRAKVASRPDDPGWFFEDFCNWQHNDAYRDFIVRSPAPSVAAALMGTENVRLHHDHLLVKEPGTRQRTPWHQDQPYYNIEGDDNVSMWIPVDPVPLESTLEFVAGSHRGPWLMPRTFMDKEAKWFPEGSLADLPDIEGDRAAFPIRHWALEPGDMVCFRMLTLHASGGTQNRRRAFSIRFVGDDIRHAPRRWKTSPDFPGLAEQLPDGAPLDHPLFPVVWSKEAGQAAAL, encoded by the coding sequence ATGATCACGAACATCAAAGATCGCGTCGCGAAAGCCGTGACGCCCGAACTGATCGCCGCGTTCCGCGAGGAAGGTGCGGTCTGCATCAAGGGCATCTTCTCGCCCGACGAGATTGCGACGCTCAAGTCCGGCATCGACGACAACCTCGTGCACCCGAGCCCGCGCGCGAAAGTCGCGAGCCGGCCCGACGATCCGGGCTGGTTCTTCGAGGATTTCTGCAACTGGCAGCACAACGACGCGTATCGCGACTTCATCGTGCGCTCGCCCGCGCCGTCGGTGGCCGCCGCGCTGATGGGCACGGAGAACGTGCGGCTGCATCACGACCACCTGCTCGTGAAGGAGCCCGGCACGCGGCAGCGTACGCCGTGGCACCAGGACCAGCCGTACTACAACATCGAGGGCGACGACAACGTCAGCATGTGGATTCCGGTCGATCCGGTGCCGCTCGAGTCGACGCTGGAATTCGTCGCGGGCTCGCATCGCGGGCCGTGGCTGATGCCGCGCACGTTCATGGACAAGGAAGCGAAGTGGTTTCCGGAAGGCAGCCTCGCGGACCTGCCCGACATCGAAGGCGACCGCGCGGCCTTCCCGATCCGCCATTGGGCGCTCGAGCCCGGCGACATGGTGTGCTTCCGGATGCTCACGCTGCACGCGTCGGGCGGCACGCAGAACCGCCGGCGCGCGTTCTCGATCCGCTTCGTCGGCGACGATATCCGTCACGCGCCGCGCCGCTGGAAGACGTCGCCCGATTTCCCCGGGCTCGCGGAACAACTGCCCGACGGCGCGCCGCTTGACCACCCGCTGTTTCCGGTCGTGTGGTCGAAGGAGGCCGGGCAGGCGGCGGCGCTCTGA
- a CDS encoding AbrB/MazE/SpoVT family DNA-binding domain-containing protein produces MASATVTSKGQVTIPVDVRNRLGLSTGDRIDFVLNEQTGRYEVIPATCSVTALKGIIRKPAKPVSIEDMNAVIAEQGGSAR; encoded by the coding sequence GTGGCTTCTGCAACCGTAACTTCAAAGGGACAGGTTACGATTCCCGTAGATGTGCGTAACCGCCTCGGTCTGTCGACCGGTGATCGAATCGATTTCGTGCTCAATGAGCAGACAGGTCGGTATGAAGTGATTCCGGCCACTTGTTCGGTGACCGCGCTCAAGGGCATTATCCGCAAGCCGGCGAAACCCGTGTCGATCGAAGACATGAATGCGGTGATCGCTGAGCAGGGAGGTTCGGCCCGATGA
- a CDS encoding M20 aminoacylase family protein has translation MESTLQGQLKAWRQHLHRYPETGFDEVKTSDFVATILTTLGLDVHRGIGGTGLVANLTAGTGKRAIGIRADMDALNIAESAPGRAHASLTPGKMHACGHDGHMSMVLGAARLLAERKDFDGTVRFIFQPAEEHGRGAKAMMADGLFERFPVDAIFGAHNMPGMRAGTFSTRAGGIMASEDNFVIRIDGRGTHAARPHMGIDPIVIGAQVVLALQTIVSRNLDPGQQAVISCTEFVTDGLRNVLPSTVTIKGDTRSYSRDVQALLETRMREISEGICRTHGAACAFEYTHEFAPTVNSPEYVDVAVRAATNVAGAQGVDPNVQPMMISEDFGAFLHAVPGNFVFIGNGEAGGHGGVPLHNATYDFNDAILPVGARYFAELARLALPVA, from the coding sequence ATGGAAAGCACGCTGCAAGGACAACTGAAGGCCTGGCGACAGCACCTGCATCGCTATCCGGAGACCGGTTTCGACGAAGTGAAGACGTCCGACTTCGTCGCGACGATCCTGACGACACTCGGGCTCGACGTGCATCGGGGGATCGGCGGCACGGGGCTCGTCGCGAACCTGACGGCCGGCACCGGCAAGCGCGCGATCGGCATCCGCGCGGACATGGACGCGCTGAACATCGCGGAAAGCGCACCCGGTCGCGCGCACGCGTCGCTGACGCCCGGCAAGATGCACGCGTGCGGGCACGACGGCCACATGTCGATGGTGCTCGGCGCCGCGCGACTGCTGGCCGAGCGCAAGGATTTCGACGGGACCGTGCGCTTCATTTTCCAGCCGGCCGAGGAGCATGGCCGCGGCGCGAAGGCGATGATGGCCGACGGGCTGTTCGAGCGCTTCCCGGTCGACGCGATCTTCGGCGCGCACAACATGCCGGGCATGCGCGCGGGCACCTTCTCGACGCGCGCGGGCGGCATCATGGCGAGCGAGGACAACTTCGTGATCCGGATCGACGGGCGCGGCACGCATGCGGCGCGCCCGCACATGGGCATCGATCCGATCGTGATCGGCGCGCAGGTCGTGCTCGCGCTGCAGACGATCGTGTCGCGCAATCTCGATCCGGGCCAGCAGGCGGTGATCTCGTGCACGGAATTCGTCACCGACGGGCTGCGCAACGTGCTGCCGTCGACGGTGACGATCAAGGGCGACACGCGCAGCTATTCGCGCGACGTGCAGGCGCTGCTGGAAACGCGGATGCGCGAGATCAGCGAAGGGATCTGCCGCACGCACGGCGCGGCGTGTGCGTTCGAGTACACGCACGAGTTCGCGCCGACGGTGAATTCGCCGGAATACGTCGACGTCGCGGTGCGGGCCGCCACGAACGTCGCCGGGGCGCAGGGCGTGGACCCGAACGTCCAGCCGATGATGATCTCGGAAGACTTCGGCGCGTTTCTTCATGCGGTGCCGGGCAATTTCGTGTTCATCGGCAACGGTGAGGCGGGGGGCCACGGCGGCGTGCCGCTGCATAACGCGACGTACGACTTCAACGACGCGATCCTGCCGGTGGGCGCGCGGTATTTCGCGGAGCTTGCGCGGCTTGCGTTGCCGGTCGCGTGA